Part of the Lagenorhynchus albirostris chromosome 19, mLagAlb1.1, whole genome shotgun sequence genome, GGGAGAAATAGCCAGTCACAAAGCAAGGCATGAGTAAGTGAAACCAAATACTTAACTcttacattttcttgtttctgttcaGCCAACCACTTCATAGTGCCCCCAACTACATTACCATATGTAACAGGACCTTTCTCATATTCCCTGATAATCAATGGAACCACTATTTTCCTTGAGTTCAAATATAAATCTTCCACAATATTAAGATGGGGTGGAATGAAGACAGATGTCTAACACCATTTAGAAAGATGCTCCTTTTTAAAAGTACTAGTTTTGAAGTTTGTGAATGTCATCTTACCTGACTTCTTCACCAGCAAAATCAAACACCTTggtaattttaactttttctgtttctttaggtttctctagCTCTTCTGCTTTGACCAACAATTTACTTGAACTTGTCTCTTCAGCTTCCTCTCTTCTCTATGAAAACAGAAGTGTAATCAGTTTCATATAAGGATGAAAACTAAAAGATCCATCCAAACATGTTGTTTCCAGCTATCCTTAAATATTTCATCTCTAAACAGTTAAATGcttattgaaattttatttaattagaaaggcttgtgtttcctaccATAGGGAATGCTTTGCTTTTCACTTAGTAGAGCTACTATTAAAAGGCATCTAGTCTGATTTCTGTTGTAAGCCTCAAATCTCagtttccaaatttaaaaaatctatctgGGGAACTTCCGGCATTTCTGGCAAAGCATTCATCCCATTCATCTATTAACTTACTTTAACTTGTGTACGCAGAGGCACTTTTGATTGTGGTCCTACGTCATTGAGGAAGCTGGCCCATAgttcatcttccttctttttctttgcatcCTCTGACTCAATGCCTTTTTCTGGCTCTGCAGCTCCATCTTCCTCCTCACTACTACTTCCTCCAGATTCCTCATTGGCATCCTCCTCGTCCTCTTCTTCTAATGAGAGGCCACCTTGTTTTCTCTTCCTAATCACCAACAGtcacaaggaaaaggaaagacaagacAAACAGGCAAAATAATTTCAGTTATCCCTTCCTGAATTCCAAACATAATGTTGCAAATATCAGAAAACTTTTAAATCTGGGGACTACTGGTTAACACGCCTGATAGGGGAAGTGGGAGAGGTAAGCTGAGATtttgtggaagaaaaaaagaactgagctCTTACAGTTAGGATTTTCCCAAAGCATTTAGAATCAAAATACAGTGTTCTACTTCTAAGTTAGGACCAGCTGTTTTCACCAAGAAAATACCCAAAATCACCTCACAGAATCAATCTGTTCAGAAAGAGGGTTCTAATAACATACATACTCCTGgtatttttgactttttaaaagtcactcCATGTGGGGAACAGAGATTGAAGAGAGCCTCAGATTTATTTGCACTGTTTCTTCCCAGAGTtctgagggggtggggagtggggaatcCATGTTTCTTCCCACCTTCTGAAGATATGAAAGCTGGAATATACAAAAGCCAAGGATAAAAGAACTGGGTCCAAGACTTAAAAGAGTAAACTGCTTCTTAAGACTATTCTGACTTCAAGTGAATCACCTAATTCTCAAAATTCTCTTTCTACAATCTGATTTTTGCTTCAATGTCCAGGAAGACAGAAACACcaatcaaagagaataaaagactTGTATTGAAAGACTCCCTTTttgagttaaataacttgtcagaattttcataatttttggtGGGAGTGCAATTCAGTACCAGGCTTATAGAAGGTAATTTGTCTAtacctataaattttttttttttactacatatAACACTGGGTCAAACAATTCTACTCCTACAGATCTAATTTACAAATATACATGTGTACAAAGACATATAAGAAGAATATTCACTGCAGTCTTATTTGATGTAGTAAAGATGAGGACAATCTAAAGGTCTCTCAATAAAGGAATGTTTAAATAAAGGTCTGTCCAGTAATGTAACACTAtgctgaaaagaaaaaggtataGCTAAATATACTGCCATAGTATCATCTCCAAGATGTGAAATAAGGAAAGTGAGAAATGATATGCAGAGTATGctactattcattttttttttttttaagagtagggaattccttggcagtccagttgttaggacttcccatgcttccactgcagggggcgtgggttcgatccctggtcagggaagtaagatcccgcgagcctcatggccaaaaaaaggaaaagtaggaaatacatatatacatgatcGTACATACACAGAATTATCTCTGGTAACATAATTCTTCTGAGACAAAGCAACAAGGGCTAGAGATGGGGTACATATTTTTTGTAgcaattgcttttttcttttcttttggccgaaccacgcagcttgtgggatcttagttccctgaccagggattgaacccaggccctggcattGGAAAGGCAGAGttctaacccctggactgccagggaattcccgggttTTCAATTTTAAACCAGGTGCACATATTacctattaactttttaaaattaaagctcaaaaaattttaaagcttgcCAGAGAATAAGAATTTAATCCTAAAATGTCACCAAATATTTCCCTCAATGAGAAAAAGGTTAGAAACCATGGCAGTAAGAAATCTATCATGAGACCAATCCCAGCAATCTGGAAGGTTATGACAACAGCCCCTGACTTCTAAGGGCCTTGAGGGCAGCATCACCTGGCCGGAATGCtctgagactttctttttttctctttggttttctgtGTCTGCTCTTCACCATCCACTTCATCTTCCTTCACTAATTCATTTACATCATCTTCACTATACTCTCCACCTGAAATCACATAACAGGGTTGGTCAGACAGACAGGAATAAAGGTTTTCACATCAAGATGAGacattttcattaagaaaaaaatgtagtacTTTCCAGACTAAAATATCATTTCCTGAGGGACGTCTTCCCTATTCCTGAAGACCAGGCTAAGTTCCCCTATTCTAGGCCTCCAGGGCAGTCCATATTTCCCTCCTTAACGCACCCCACTTATATTTAATGCTTGCAATTTCTGCTATGCTCCACACACCATGAAAACTAATGAAAATCGCTATCTGTAAGGGTCAAGGCAGAAGACAGTGGGGTAAGCAGGGGCAGCAGAAGCAAGAGTTCTCAGTGTTTATTGCTCCGCAGAATTCTAAAAATCCCTTAAACTGAGCAaagtttaaataaacaaacataaccaAACTGATAACACAAGCCACAAAGAAAGGATTTACTCCaaggactttatttatttatttatttttaatgaatttatttattttatttatttattttaggctgtgttgggtcttcattgctatgtgcaggctttctctagttgcagtgagcgggggctacgcttcgttgcggtgctcaggcttctcatcgcggtggcttctcttgttgcacagcacgggctctagccacgcaggcttcagtagttgcagcttgcaggctcagtagttgtggctcacaggctctagagcacaggctcagtagttgtggcacatgggcttagttgctctgtggcacgtgggatcttcccagacaagggatcgaacccgtgtcccctgcattggcaggcggattctcaaccactgcgccacc contains:
- the CFDP1 gene encoding craniofacial development protein 1 isoform X4, whose amino-acid sequence is MEEFDSEDFSTSEEDEDYVPSGGEYSEDDVNELVKEDEVDGEEQTQKTKEKKRKSQSIPARKRKQGGLSLEEEDEEDANEESGGSSSEEEDGAAEPEKGIESEDAKKKKEDELWASFLNDVGPQSKVPLRTQVKRREEAEETSSSKLLVKAEELEKPKETEKVKITKVFDFAGEEVRVTKEVDATSKEAKSFFKQNEKEKPQANVPSALPSLPAGSGYIERKAFLDRVDHRQFEIERDLRLSKMKP
- the CFDP1 gene encoding craniofacial development protein 1 isoform X3 translates to MEEFDSEDFSTSEEDEDYVPSGGEYSEDDVNELVKEDEVDGEEQTQKTKEKKRKSQSIPARKRKQGGLSLEEEDEEDANEESGGSSSEEEDGAAEPEKGIESEDAKKKKEDELWASFLNDVGPQSKVPLRTQVKRREEAEETSSSKLLVKAEELEKPKETEKVKITKVFDFAGEEVRVTKEVDATSKEAKSFFKQNEKEKPQANVPSALPSLPAGSGSLRTSLVVQWLRIRLPMQGTQVRALVREDPTCCRTTKPVCHNY
- the CFDP1 gene encoding craniofacial development protein 1 isoform X1 — translated: MEEFDSEDFSTSEEDEDYVPSGGEYSEDDVNELVKEDEVDGEEQTQKTKEKKRKSQSIPARKRKQGGLSLEEEDEEDANEESGGSSSEEEDGAAEPEKGIESEDAKKKKEDELWASFLNDVGPQSKVPLRTQVKRREEAEETSSSKLLVKAEELEKPKETEKVKITKVFDFAGEEVRVTKEVDATSKEAKSFFKQNEKEKPQANVPSALPSLPAGSGLKRSSGMSSLLGKIGAKKQKMSTLEKSKLDWESFKEEEGIGEELAIHNRGKEGYIERKAFLDRVDHRQFEIERDLRLSKMKP
- the CFDP1 gene encoding craniofacial development protein 1 isoform X2, with amino-acid sequence MEEFDSEDFSTSEEDEDYVPSGGEYSEDDVNELVKEDEVDGEEQTQKTKEKKRKSQSIPARKRKQGGLSLEEEDEEDANEESGGSSSEEEDGAAEPEKGIESEDAKKKKEDELWASFLNDVGPQSKVPLRTQVKRREEAEETSSSKLLVKAEELEKPKETEKVKITKVFDFAGEEVRVTKEVDATSKEAKSFFKQNEKEKPQANVPSALPSLPAGSGPLTVVASPVVEHRLRTCRLSGHGLRAQPPRGMWDLPGPGHEPASPASAGGLSTTAPPGKPSIVF